The Microbacterium luteum nucleotide sequence CGCCCGCGCGGACCAGGACGACGTCATCGACGTGCAGTTCCGCGATCGGGACCACGCGCTCCTGCCCGTTCTCGCGGACCCGCGCGACGGTGGGGACCGCGCCGATCAGCCCTTGGATCGATGCGCGCGCCCGATCGGTGTTGAGGTCGGCGATGAACTCGGCGATGAGGATGATCACCATGAGCACGCTTCCCGCGACCTCTTCGCCTCCGACCAGCGCGAAGATCGTCGCGACGGTGACGAACAGTTCCGTGCCGATCTTGCGTTCGGTGAACAGATCGATCAGACCCGTCTTCACCAGCCGGTACAGACCGACCGCGACGGCCACCCACAGCACGGGAACCGGGATGAGCTGCCGCCAGTACAGGAAGGCCACCAACCCGGTCAAGAGGATGCGAGCGACCTCGATCCACCGTTCGCGCGTCATCAACGACATGAACGTCGCGCGGCGTTCCGCGGGACGGGCCGCGGTGTCGGCGGCAAGGGGATCAGTCATGGGCGTCAGTCCTATCTGTCAGCACGATGGTTCGGGGTTCATCGGGTCGGTGCGTGATGCGCTGGCCGACCCTCCAGGTGCACCGCCGCATAATGCAGGGCGATGTTGGCGAGATCTGCGGCGTGTTCATCGACGAGGCGGTAGAGCACACGCTGACCATCTCGCCGACGGTCGACCATCCCGCTGCGCTGCAGCCTGCTCAGATGCTGGGAAACCGTCGGCGCGGGCCGATCCACTCGACTCGCGAGTTCGCCGACCGAGATCTCGGGGTGCTGCGCAAGGGCGAGGACGATGCGGATGCGCGTCTCTTCGGCAAGGGTCCGGAACACATCCACGGCCCCCTCGATCGCACGATCGCCACTGTCCATCGTCGCCTGCGTCATCGGAACATCAATCCTGTTGGACGCGCGTTGCAGACGGGGCGAAGCGGGCCTCCAAGGCCGCGCCATGGGCGGGCAGATCCTCTGCCGTGCTGAGCACCCGCATCGTCTCGCGCACGTGGCGGAGAGCGGCGGCCGGGTAGCGCACGGTCTGCACCGCCCGCAGGAACGTGTGCACGGTGAGCCCGGAGGAGAACGTGGCCGTTCCTCCGGTGGGCAGGACATGGTTGGAGCCGGCGCAGTAATCACCGAGACTCACCGGCGTGGACGCGCCGATGAAGATCGCGCCAGCGTTGCGTACGTGTCCGGCCACCCCGTCGGCATCGTCGCAATGGATCTCGAGATGCTCAGGGGCGTAAGCGTCGCAGACCTCGATGCCGTGCTCGATGTCGTCGACGATCACGATCGCCGACTGCGGACCGGTCAGGGCGGCCCGCACTCGATCCGCATGGGGCGTGAAGGCCACCTGTCGATCCAGTTCCGTCTGCACGGCGAGGGCCAGGGAGGTGGAATCGGTGACCAAGACGGCGGCGGCGTGCTCGTCGTGTTCGGCCTGGCAGATCATGTCGGCAGCAATCAGCATCGGATCGGCGAGAGCATCCGCCAGAATCATCACCTCGGTCGCTCCGGCCTCCATGTCCACCGCGACCGTGTCGCGGACCAGACGCTTCGCGGCCGCGACATACACATTCCCAGGCCCCGTGATCAGATCCACTGGCGCGACGCTCCGCTCCACCGTGGGGTCCTCGATGCCGTACGCGAGAGCGGCGATGGCCTGGGCGCCCCCGATGGCGTAGACCTCGTCAACGCCCAGCATCGCCGCCGTCGCGAGGATCGTCGGGTGCGGGCGACCACCATGCTCGACCTGCGGCGGACTGGCCAACGCGATCGAACGCACACCGGCGACCTGAGCGGGGACCACGTTCATCACCACAGACGACGGGTACACCGCCTTCCCGCCCGGGACGTACACCCCAGCTCGCTCGATGGGGAACCAGTTCAAGGACACCTGCGCGTCTCCCTCGAAGCCCACCACCACCGGCGCGGGCAACTGCGAACTCGCGAACCGACGGGTCCGCTCGATCACCTCCTGCAACGCACCACGAAGCTCCGGCGCAAGCGCGGAGAACGCTTCCGCCAAGGCCTCCGCAGGCACCCGCAGCACCTGCTGCTCCACCCGATCGAACCGGGCCGCGAGCTCAGCCACTGCGGGAAAACCGTCACGCCGCACGTCAGCAATAGTCGAAGACGCCGCGGGAATCACACCCGCTAGATCCACGACAGCGCGCGGCACGGCACGGCGCACCTCATCCCGGGTGGTCAAGTCCCGTGGTGTGGTGTCATTCCGTTGCTTCCTGATGGTGGGTGTTGGTCAGGCGGTGAGGTAGAGCTCGGGGTGGGCGGGTTCGGTGTGCTCGTGGAGGGTGTGGATGAGTTTGCGCATGGAGATGTCGGAGAAGTAGCGGCGTTCGCCGTAGCCCCATTCCTCGTGCTGCTCTTGGAGGACGGCGCCGATCAGGCGGGTGACGCTGGCCTGGTCGGGGAAGATCTGGACGACGTCGGCGCGGCGTTTGATCTCGCGGTTGAGGCGCTCGATGGGGTTGTTCGACCAGACCTTCTGCCAGTGCTCGCGGGGCAACGGCGCGAACCCGGTTAGGTCCGCTTCGGCCGCCTCGAGCATCGTCGCGATCTCGGGAAACGAGCTGCGGAGGCTGTCGGTGACGGCCTTGTATTGCGCGATCACGGCCTCGGTCGTGGTCTGCGCGAAGATCGTCGAGATCAACGCGTTGACCGGCTTCGAACGCGCCGAGCCGAGCTTCTGGGTGACATTGCGGGCGAAGTGAACTCGGCATCTCTGCCACCCGGACCCGGGCAGGATCGCCTTGACCGCGGCCTTCAAGCCAGCGTGCGCGTCGCTGGTGACCAGGGTCACGCCGAGCGGGTCGGCGTCGGTGGCGACTTTCAGGCCGCGGTCGCGGAGGCCGCGGAGAAACTCGGTCCAGAAGTCGGTGGTCTCCGCGTCCCCGAGCGCCATCCCGAGGATCTCCCGGCGTCCTTCGCCGGAGACACCGGTCGCGACGACGAGGGCCTGGGAGACGACCCGGCCGCGGTGGCGGACGTCGAGGTAGGTGGCGTCGAGGAACAGGTACGGGAACCAGGTGTGATCGATCCTGCGGTGCAGGAACTCGTGCACTGACTCGTCGATCTCGGCGCAGATCCGCGAGACCGTCGACCGGGAGATGCCGGTGTCGTTCCCCAACGCCCGCACCAACTGGTCGACCTTGCGGGTGGAGACCCCATCGATCCAGGCCTGGCAGATCACCGCGTAGAGCGCCTTGTCGACCCGGCGGCGCGGGTGCAGC carries:
- a CDS encoding ArsR/SmtB family transcription factor, translating into MTQATMDSGDRAIEGAVDVFRTLAEETRIRIVLALAQHPEISVGELASRVDRPAPTVSQHLSRLQRSGMVDRRRDGQRVLYRLVDEHAADLANIALHYAAVHLEGRPAHHAPTR
- the hisD gene encoding histidinol dehydrogenase; translated protein: MRKQRNDTTPRDLTTRDEVRRAVPRAVVDLAGVIPAASSTIADVRRDGFPAVAELAARFDRVEQQVLRVPAEALAEAFSALAPELRGALQEVIERTRRFASSQLPAPVVVGFEGDAQVSLNWFPIERAGVYVPGGKAVYPSSVVMNVVPAQVAGVRSIALASPPQVEHGGRPHPTILATAAMLGVDEVYAIGGAQAIAALAYGIEDPTVERSVAPVDLITGPGNVYVAAAKRLVRDTVAVDMEAGATEVMILADALADPMLIAADMICQAEHDEHAAAVLVTDSTSLALAVQTELDRQVAFTPHADRVRAALTGPQSAIVIVDDIEHGIEVCDAYAPEHLEIHCDDADGVAGHVRNAGAIFIGASTPVSLGDYCAGSNHVLPTGGTATFSSGLTVHTFLRAVQTVRYPAAALRHVRETMRVLSTAEDLPAHGAALEARFAPSATRVQQD
- a CDS encoding IS256 family transposase: MTHYQSALTTLIGEVLADPDLAHSDVFRRMLQAGLQDLVDAEATVKIGADRYERTAERKTRRNGTRPKTLATPAGEVDLQIPKLREGSFFPSLLHPRRRVDKALYAVICQAWIDGVSTRKVDQLVRALGNDTGISRSTVSRICAEIDESVHEFLHRRIDHTWFPYLFLDATYLDVRHRGRVVSQALVVATGVSGEGRREILGMALGDAETTDFWTEFLRGLRDRGLKVATDADPLGVTLVTSDAHAGLKAAVKAILPGSGWQRCRVHFARNVTQKLGSARSKPVNALISTIFAQTTTEAVIAQYKAVTDSLRSSFPEIATMLEAAEADLTGFAPLPREHWQKVWSNNPIERLNREIKRRADVVQIFPDQASVTRLIGAVLQEQHEEWGYGERRYFSDISMRKLIHTLHEHTEPAHPELYLTA